A genomic stretch from Roseovarius nanhaiticus includes:
- the lpxA gene encoding acyl-ACP--UDP-N-acetylglucosamine O-acyltransferase, with translation MSQSDIHPSAVIEPGAKIGAGCSIGPFCHIGPEVVLGDGCVLHSHVVIKGDTVIGPGGTIFSFACVGEIPQDLKFQGEKTRLEIGARARIREHVTINTGTSGGGALTKVGDDCLLMAGCHVAHDVMIGDRVIIVNNAALAGHAIIEDDVIIGGLSGVHQFVRIGRGAIIGAVTMVTNDVIPYGLVQAPRGVLDGLNLVGLKRRGVGRSDITALRAAFQMLAQGEGTFQERARRMGAESDSEYVARIVEFVTAASDRSFLTPGQG, from the coding sequence ATGAGCCAGAGCGACATCCATCCCAGTGCGGTGATCGAGCCGGGCGCGAAGATCGGCGCTGGCTGCTCCATTGGTCCGTTTTGCCATATCGGTCCCGAGGTGGTGCTGGGCGATGGCTGCGTTTTGCACAGCCATGTGGTGATCAAGGGCGATACGGTGATCGGTCCTGGCGGTACGATCTTTTCCTTCGCCTGCGTCGGCGAGATCCCTCAGGATCTGAAATTTCAGGGGGAAAAGACGCGCCTCGAGATTGGCGCGCGCGCGCGTATTCGCGAGCATGTGACGATCAACACCGGCACTTCGGGCGGCGGCGCGCTGACGAAGGTGGGCGACGACTGCCTGCTCATGGCTGGCTGCCATGTGGCGCATGACGTCATGATCGGCGACCGCGTGATCATCGTGAACAACGCGGCACTGGCGGGCCATGCGATCATCGAGGATGACGTGATCATCGGCGGTCTGTCGGGCGTGCATCAATTCGTGCGCATCGGCCGCGGCGCGATCATTGGCGCCGTAACGATGGTGACGAATGACGTCATTCCCTACGGCCTGGTTCAGGCGCCGCGCGGTGTGCTTGACGGGCTGAACCTCGTCGGGCTCAAGCGGCGCGGTGTGGGCCGTTCGGACATCACCGCCCTGCGCGCCGCGTTCCAGATGCTGGCCCAAGGCGAGGGCACCTTTCAGGAGCGCGCCCGCCGGATGGGTGCGGAGAGCGACAGCGAATACGTCGCGCGCATCGTTGAATTCGTGACTGCTGCCAGCGACCGGTCCTTCCTCACGCCGGGCCAGGGCTAA
- the ligA gene encoding NAD-dependent DNA ligase LigA, which produces MQDRRAVNDLTEEEARAELEALAALLSQANLEYHGEDDPHLTDAEYDRLKARNSAIEARFPAIKRADSPSEVVGAAPSGRFGKVAHAQRMMSLGNGFGSDDITEFDDRVRNYLGLAKEAPLAYTAEPKIDGLSLSLRYEDGRLVQAATRGDGAVGENVTANARTIASIPTSLDGAPDILEVRGEVYMTHADFAALNQRQDEAGAKRFANPRNAAAGSIRQLDSEITRARPLAFFAYAWGEVSAPLAETQMGAVTRLAALGFETNPLTKLCHSVDDLLDHYARIEQQRASLGYDIDGVVYKVDDLDLQRRLGYRSTTPRWAIAHKFPAELAWTRLEDIEINVGRTGALSPVARLSPVTVGGVVVSNATLHNEDYIAGRASDGGEIRGGKDIRIGDWVQVYRAGDVIPKVSDVDLAQRPEGAKPYEFPKTCPECGSDAIRDEGDAVRRCTGGLVCPAQAVEKLKHFVSRAAFDIEGLGARQVELFYADDQLPIHTPADIFTLEARDKKNLTKLANRDGWGETSARNLFDAIDARRRVPLARLLFGLGIRHVGEVAASDLARHYGSWEALTRAVDAAAPAAACHLRADAAEAEERRAAAEEGRRARIKPAREAEWQDCGPEARAAWDDLIGIDGIGATVAAALVTGFGQTAERASIDRLTEQLTIEDAAAPDTADSPVAGKTVVFTGTLEKMTRAEAKARAEALGAKVSGSVSAKTDILVAGPGAGSKADKAASLGVETLDEDAWLALIGGA; this is translated from the coding sequence ATGCAAGACAGGCGCGCTGTGAACGATCTGACGGAGGAGGAGGCGCGCGCCGAGCTTGAGGCGCTGGCCGCTCTGCTTTCGCAGGCGAATCTCGAGTATCACGGCGAAGATGACCCGCATCTGACGGATGCAGAATATGACCGGCTGAAAGCGCGCAACAGCGCCATCGAAGCACGATTTCCGGCGATCAAGAGAGCTGACAGTCCAAGCGAGGTGGTAGGCGCCGCGCCCTCGGGCCGTTTCGGCAAGGTGGCACATGCGCAGCGCATGATGTCGCTGGGCAACGGCTTCGGGTCCGATGACATCACCGAATTTGACGACCGCGTTCGCAACTATCTGGGCCTCGCCAAAGAGGCGCCCTTGGCTTACACGGCCGAGCCCAAGATCGATGGGCTGAGCCTCTCACTGCGATATGAGGACGGGCGGCTCGTTCAGGCCGCGACGCGCGGCGATGGTGCGGTGGGAGAGAACGTGACCGCCAATGCGCGCACGATCGCAAGCATTCCGACTAGTCTCGACGGCGCACCCGACATCCTGGAGGTGCGCGGTGAGGTCTACATGACCCACGCCGATTTCGCGGCCCTCAACCAGCGCCAAGACGAGGCCGGCGCCAAAAGATTTGCCAATCCGCGTAACGCCGCCGCTGGATCAATCCGGCAGCTCGATTCCGAAATCACGCGCGCCCGGCCTCTGGCGTTTTTCGCTTATGCTTGGGGCGAGGTGAGCGCGCCTTTGGCCGAGACCCAAATGGGCGCGGTCACGCGGCTAGCGGCGCTTGGGTTTGAGACCAATCCGCTGACAAAGCTCTGCCACTCTGTCGATGACCTCCTCGATCATTACGCCCGGATCGAGCAGCAGCGGGCGAGCCTCGGCTACGATATCGACGGCGTTGTCTACAAGGTCGACGATCTCGATCTGCAGCGGCGCCTCGGCTATCGCAGTACCACACCCCGCTGGGCCATCGCGCATAAATTCCCGGCCGAGCTGGCCTGGACGCGGCTGGAGGATATCGAGATCAATGTGGGACGCACTGGCGCGCTGAGTCCTGTTGCAAGGCTTTCGCCCGTGACTGTCGGGGGCGTCGTGGTCAGCAACGCGACCTTGCACAACGAAGATTACATCGCCGGTCGCGCCAGCGATGGAGGTGAAATTCGCGGGGGTAAGGATATTCGCATAGGCGACTGGGTGCAGGTCTACCGCGCGGGCGATGTCATCCCCAAAGTGTCCGATGTCGATCTGGCACAGCGTCCCGAGGGCGCCAAGCCTTACGAGTTCCCCAAAACCTGTCCCGAATGTGGCTCGGACGCGATCCGCGACGAGGGCGACGCTGTGCGCCGCTGCACGGGTGGGCTCGTCTGTCCCGCGCAGGCCGTCGAGAAGTTGAAGCATTTCGTCAGCCGCGCCGCGTTCGACATCGAGGGTCTCGGCGCCAGGCAGGTCGAACTTTTCTACGCTGACGATCAGCTGCCGATCCACACGCCGGCGGATATCTTTACCCTCGAGGCGCGCGACAAGAAAAACCTGACCAAACTGGCCAACCGCGATGGCTGGGGCGAGACGAGCGCCCGCAACCTTTTCGATGCCATCGACGCGCGCCGGCGGGTGCCTCTTGCGCGGCTTCTCTTCGGCCTTGGCATTCGCCATGTGGGCGAGGTGGCCGCGTCTGATCTCGCGCGTCATTACGGCAGTTGGGAGGCTTTGACGCGGGCTGTCGATGCCGCCGCCCCCGCCGCAGCTTGCCACTTGCGCGCTGACGCAGCCGAGGCCGAAGAGCGGCGCGCCGCCGCCGAAGAGGGCCGGCGTGCGCGCATCAAACCCGCGCGCGAGGCAGAATGGCAGGATTGTGGGCCGGAGGCGCGCGCGGCGTGGGATGATCTCATCGGGATCGATGGGATTGGCGCCACGGTGGCCGCCGCGCTGGTCACTGGCTTTGGTCAGACAGCCGAGCGCGCAAGTATCGACCGGCTGACCGAGCAGTTGACGATCGAGGACGCGGCGGCGCCTGATACGGCGGACAGCCCGGTCGCGGGCAAGACTGTCGTGTTCACCGGTACGCTGGAAAAGATGACCCGCGCCGAGGCCAAGGCCCGCGCCGAGGCTCTTGGGGCCAAGGTGTCGGGCAGCGTTTCTGCCAAAACCGATATCCTGGTGGCCGGGCCCGGTGCGGGTTCCAAGGCCGACAAGGCCGCATCGCTGGGCGTCGAAACGCTGGACGAGGACGCCTGGCTCGCGCTGATCGGCGGCGCATGA
- a CDS encoding LpxI family protein, with amino-acid sequence MAGRLAILACGGALPVLLARAHPEALHFTLRGVPSELAHSAQEFPLEQIGALFDAMKAAGVDRMVFAGSLVRPALNPAEFDTEMIRLAPGLMAAIPQGDDALLRFVIGMFEEQGFDVLGAHELLPGLTVEPGLAVGPAPSKAELADAARAAHILSEISPLDIGQGCAVAGGQCLGIETVQGTDAILAYVAQTPIALRRGQRGVYVKGPKRGQDLRIDMPTVGPSTVDAVADAGLAGLVLAAGAVVILERETALRRAQERGIFVISQALA; translated from the coding sequence GTGGCCGGGCGGCTTGCCATTCTCGCCTGTGGTGGTGCGCTGCCCGTACTGCTTGCGCGCGCGCATCCCGAGGCGTTGCACTTTACCCTGCGCGGCGTACCAAGCGAATTGGCGCATTCGGCGCAGGAATTTCCGCTGGAGCAGATTGGCGCGCTGTTTGATGCAATGAAGGCCGCGGGCGTGGATCGCATGGTCTTTGCAGGATCGCTGGTGCGGCCCGCGCTGAACCCGGCAGAATTCGACACCGAGATGATACGTCTTGCGCCGGGCTTGATGGCGGCAATCCCGCAAGGCGACGATGCGCTTTTGCGATTTGTCATCGGAATGTTCGAAGAGCAAGGCTTTGACGTGCTGGGCGCGCATGAGCTGCTGCCCGGGCTGACCGTGGAGCCGGGGTTGGCTGTCGGACCTGCGCCCAGTAAAGCAGAGCTGGCGGACGCAGCGCGCGCTGCGCATATTCTATCTGAGATTTCGCCGCTCGACATTGGGCAGGGCTGCGCAGTGGCGGGTGGTCAGTGCCTCGGAATTGAAACGGTACAGGGCACAGACGCAATCTTGGCCTATGTCGCGCAGACGCCAATCGCGCTCCGGCGTGGCCAGCGGGGTGTCTACGTCAAGGGGCCCAAACGCGGTCAGGATTTGCGCATCGATATGCCGACGGTCGGCCCCTCGACTGTGGATGCCGTGGCGGATGCGGGCCTTGCCGGTTTGGTGCTGGCGGCGGGCGCAGTGGTGATCCTTGAGCGGGAGACAGCCCTGAGACGTGCGCAGGAACGTGGCATTTTCGTTATATCGCAGGCGCTTGCATGA
- the fabZ gene encoding 3-hydroxyacyl-ACP dehydratase FabZ, whose amino-acid sequence MTQPLASADIHMIQRLIPHRYPFLLIDKVRDIDGYQSAVGIKNVTMNEPHFQGHFPSKPIMPGVTIVEAMAQTAAVMVGTALEMQDKNMLVYFMAIDKCKFRRMVVPGDVLEMHLTTQRGKPGGKVWKFAGVASVDGEMACEAEFTAMMDLGAA is encoded by the coding sequence ATGACCCAGCCGCTTGCCTCTGCCGACATCCACATGATCCAGCGGCTGATCCCGCATCGCTATCCGTTTCTGCTGATCGACAAGGTGCGCGACATCGACGGGTATCAATCGGCGGTCGGCATCAAGAACGTCACCATGAACGAGCCGCATTTTCAGGGTCATTTTCCGTCCAAGCCGATCATGCCGGGCGTGACCATCGTAGAGGCGATGGCGCAGACGGCAGCGGTGATGGTGGGCACTGCGCTCGAGATGCAGGACAAGAACATGCTGGTCTATTTCATGGCCATCGACAAATGCAAGTTCCGCCGCATGGTCGTGCCCGGCGATGTTCTGGAGATGCACCTCACCACGCAGCGCGGGAAGCCGGGTGGCAAAGTCTGGAAATTCGCGGGCGTGGCCAGCGTGGACGGCGAAATGGCCTGTGAGGCAGAATTCACCGCCATGATGGATTTGGGCGCCGCATGA
- the hisI gene encoding phosphoribosyl-AMP cyclohydrolase codes for MYFDTASLTYDARGLIPAIAQDAHSGEVLMMAWMNADAVALTLQTGRVTYWSRSRQAFWIKGETSGHTQRLIELRVDCDRDCLLLKIEQVGPACHTNRRSCFYTVVEEGGEKVVMAPEAD; via the coding sequence ATGTATTTCGATACCGCCAGCCTGACCTATGACGCCCGCGGTCTGATCCCGGCCATTGCGCAGGATGCTCATTCGGGCGAGGTGCTTATGATGGCTTGGATGAACGCCGACGCAGTCGCCCTGACGCTGCAGACGGGCCGCGTAACCTATTGGTCGCGTTCGCGGCAGGCGTTTTGGATCAAGGGTGAGACATCGGGCCATACTCAGCGCCTGATCGAGCTGCGGGTCGATTGCGACCGCGATTGCCTGCTGCTCAAGATCGAGCAGGTCGGGCCGGCCTGTCATACGAACCGGCGCAGTTGCTTCTACACAGTCGTCGAAGAGGGCGGCGAAAAGGTGGTGATGGCGCCCGAAGCTGACTGA
- a CDS encoding DUF1153 domain-containing protein: MYLKKVGGPRAVTLPDGSSMTQADLPPANTVRWVASRKLAVVRGVLYGLLSQGEACKKYQLSEEEFSEWVRAVSLHGEEALKATMVKTYRQP; the protein is encoded by the coding sequence ATGTACCTGAAAAAAGTCGGCGGACCGCGCGCCGTTACACTGCCGGATGGCAGCAGCATGACCCAGGCTGACCTGCCTCCTGCAAATACCGTGCGCTGGGTCGCGTCCCGCAAGCTCGCCGTGGTTCGCGGCGTTCTTTACGGTCTGCTCAGCCAGGGGGAGGCGTGCAAGAAATATCAGCTGAGCGAGGAGGAATTCAGCGAGTGGGTGCGAGCGGTTTCCCTGCACGGCGAAGAGGCTTTGAAGGCCACGATGGTGAAAACGTATCGACAACCATAG
- the lpxB gene encoding lipid-A-disaccharide synthase — protein sequence MKVFILAGEASGDRLGAALMAGLRHLTNVEFIGVGGPLMETEGLQSLFPMDELSVMGIIEVLPKYRHLKRRIRETAEAALGSDADVMITIDSPDFSLRVAALVKASSDMRTVHYVAPSVWAWRAGRAAKMAKVIDHVLALLPFEPPYMEAAGMACDFVGHPVVSEPQATKAEIEDFRARHDLGDAPVMLVLPGSRRGEVGRLGPIFGKALGPVLERHPNLRLVVPTTAHVAPVLRDVVVDWPASPLILDPSQMESDAYKAEKACAFGTATGALAASGTVSLELAASATPMVIAYDVSWVSRQIIAMMLKIDTLTLVNLVSETRAIPECNGKHCNPPEIAAALIKMLEAPGAQLDAMALTMERLGRGGEAPGLRAARAVLDGIGRG from the coding sequence ATGAAGGTTTTCATCCTCGCTGGCGAGGCGTCAGGCGACAGGCTTGGGGCGGCGTTGATGGCGGGGTTGCGCCACCTTACAAATGTGGAATTCATCGGCGTCGGTGGGCCTCTCATGGAGACGGAAGGTTTGCAAAGCCTTTTTCCCATGGATGAGCTGAGCGTCATGGGCATCATCGAGGTTCTCCCGAAATATCGCCACCTCAAGCGCCGCATCCGCGAGACGGCCGAAGCCGCTCTTGGGTCGGATGCGGATGTGATGATCACCATCGACAGCCCGGACTTTTCGCTGCGCGTGGCCGCCTTGGTCAAGGCATCTAGCGATATGCGCACGGTCCATTACGTCGCGCCCTCGGTCTGGGCCTGGCGCGCGGGCCGCGCCGCCAAGATGGCGAAGGTGATCGACCATGTGCTCGCTCTCTTGCCCTTCGAGCCGCCTTACATGGAGGCGGCGGGCATGGCGTGCGACTTCGTCGGCCACCCGGTGGTCAGCGAACCGCAAGCGACGAAGGCGGAAATCGAGGATTTCCGGGCGCGCCATGATCTGGGCGATGCGCCCGTGATGCTGGTACTGCCTGGCTCGCGCCGGGGCGAGGTGGGGCGTTTAGGCCCGATATTCGGCAAGGCGCTTGGCCCTGTTCTGGAACGGCATCCAAACCTCCGCCTCGTTGTGCCGACGACGGCGCATGTGGCGCCGGTTCTGCGCGATGTGGTTGTGGACTGGCCGGCCTCGCCATTGATCCTCGATCCGTCGCAGATGGAGAGTGACGCCTATAAGGCTGAAAAGGCGTGTGCTTTTGGAACAGCTACTGGTGCGCTGGCGGCGTCGGGAACCGTGTCCCTCGAATTGGCGGCCAGCGCGACGCCCATGGTGATCGCTTATGATGTGAGTTGGGTGAGCCGTCAGATCATCGCGATGATGCTCAAGATCGATACGTTGACGCTGGTCAATCTGGTTAGCGAGACGCGCGCCATTCCCGAATGCAACGGCAAGCATTGCAACCCTCCCGAGATCGCGGCGGCGCTGATCAAGATGCTGGAAGCGCCGGGCGCACAGCTGGATGCTATGGCGCTGACGATGGAGCGTCTGGGCCGCGGCGGCGAGGCACCGGGCCTGCGCGCGGCGCGCGCCGTTCTGGATGGGATCGGCCGCGGCTAG
- the recG gene encoding ATP-dependent DNA helicase RecG, translated as MSGGGPNAPKDAGAAPKGRPPALFPLFAGIETLPGVGPKSAKLLSALHIEKPADLLMTLPHSGIDRRKRETLLGADLPGHVTVEAVIGQHRPPARRGGAYRITAEDAQTTFQIVFFRGHDEYLTRILPPGATRVLSGKVEFFDGMAQMVHPEYMLPPEEAGEIPDFEPIYPLTAGLTQGAMRKAAQAALARAPELSEWIDPAQKAQAGWPDWHAALIAAHAPAAISDLGATHPARERLAYDELMAHQLTLALARSRMKRGKGRRTVGDGALRARVLKALPYTPTGAQSRAIGEIAEDMGREIRMNRLLQGDVGAGKTLVALNALLVAVEAGGQGVMMAPTEILARQHLEGLRPLAESAGVVLEILTGRDKGAERRAKLAALAAGDIQILVGTHAVFQKDVGFRDLRLAIIDEQHRFGVRQRLELGRKGAAVDVLVMTATPIPRSLSLAQYGDMDISVLDEKPPGRKPIATALVNMARIDEVVEKLRRAIADGRQAYWVCPLVDESELSDLSSAEERFRALRAALGEGRVGLVHGQMPPEDKDAAMAAFQRGETSVLVATTVIEVGVDVPNASIMVIERAESFGLAQLHQLRGRVGRGSAASTCLLMYQAPLSESGERRLGTMRDTEDGFRIAEVDLEMRGAGDMIGTAQSGLPRFRIADLEGQAALMAVAQSDARKLLSDDPDLSSARGQAARVLLWLMERDQAIRLISVG; from the coding sequence ATGAGCGGGGGCGGCCCCAACGCGCCCAAGGATGCGGGCGCCGCGCCCAAGGGCCGCCCGCCCGCGCTCTTCCCGCTATTTGCGGGGATTGAGACCTTGCCGGGCGTGGGACCAAAATCGGCCAAGCTGCTATCGGCGCTTCACATCGAGAAGCCTGCGGACCTTTTGATGACGCTGCCGCATTCCGGGATCGACCGGCGCAAGCGTGAGACCCTGCTGGGCGCCGACTTGCCGGGCCATGTCACCGTCGAGGCGGTCATCGGTCAGCATCGCCCCCCGGCGCGGCGCGGCGGGGCCTACCGGATCACCGCCGAAGATGCGCAGACGACGTTTCAGATCGTTTTTTTTCGGGGACATGACGAATATCTGACGCGGATCCTGCCGCCCGGCGCAACACGGGTTCTTTCGGGCAAGGTGGAGTTCTTTGACGGGATGGCGCAGATGGTCCATCCGGAATACATGCTGCCGCCCGAGGAGGCAGGCGAGATCCCCGATTTCGAGCCGATTTACCCGCTGACAGCTGGCCTTACCCAGGGCGCGATGCGCAAGGCTGCGCAGGCCGCGCTGGCGCGTGCGCCTGAGCTATCGGAATGGATCGATCCGGCGCAGAAGGCGCAAGCGGGCTGGCCCGATTGGCACGCCGCGTTGATTGCGGCGCACGCTCCTGCCGCAATCTCGGACTTGGGCGCAACCCACCCCGCGCGCGAGCGCCTCGCCTATGACGAGCTGATGGCGCACCAGTTGACACTGGCGCTGGCCCGCAGCCGCATGAAACGCGGGAAGGGTCGGCGCACCGTGGGCGATGGCGCCTTGCGGGCGCGCGTTCTCAAGGCGTTGCCCTACACACCTACCGGCGCGCAGAGCCGCGCCATCGGCGAAATCGCCGAGGATATGGGCCGCGAGATCCGCATGAACCGCCTCCTGCAAGGCGATGTGGGCGCGGGCAAGACGCTGGTGGCGCTCAACGCGCTGCTGGTCGCGGTCGAGGCGGGCGGGCAGGGTGTGATGATGGCACCGACCGAAATTCTGGCGCGCCAGCATCTTGAGGGGCTGCGGCCTTTGGCCGAATCCGCGGGCGTTGTGTTAGAAATCCTGACGGGCCGCGACAAGGGTGCCGAGCGGCGCGCCAAGCTGGCCGCGCTGGCAGCGGGCGATATTCAGATCCTGGTCGGCACCCATGCGGTCTTTCAGAAGGATGTGGGCTTCCGCGACCTTCGCCTTGCCATCATCGACGAACAGCATCGCTTTGGCGTGCGTCAGCGGCTGGAGTTGGGGCGAAAGGGCGCTGCTGTCGATGTTCTGGTCATGACGGCAACGCCGATCCCGCGCAGCCTCAGCCTCGCGCAATATGGCGACATGGATATCAGCGTATTGGACGAAAAGCCGCCGGGGCGCAAACCCATCGCCACCGCGCTGGTGAACATGGCGCGCATAGACGAGGTGGTTGAAAAGCTGCGCCGCGCCATCGCCGACGGGCGGCAGGCCTATTGGGTCTGCCCGTTGGTCGATGAGAGCGAGCTGAGCGATCTGAGCAGCGCCGAGGAGCGGTTTCGCGCCCTGCGCGCGGCGCTTGGTGAGGGGCGCGTGGGTCTGGTTCATGGCCAGATGCCGCCCGAGGACAAGGACGCTGCAATGGCGGCGTTCCAACGGGGCGAGACATCCGTTCTGGTCGCAACGACCGTGATCGAGGTTGGTGTCGATGTGCCGAATGCCTCGATCATGGTGATCGAGCGTGCCGAGAGTTTCGGCCTTGCGCAGCTGCACCAGCTTCGGGGCCGTGTCGGGCGTGGCAGTGCGGCTTCGACCTGCCTTCTGATGTATCAGGCGCCGCTGAGCGAGAGTGGTGAGCGGCGGCTCGGCACGATGCGCGACACCGAGGACGGATTTCGCATCGCCGAGGTCGATCTGGAGATGCGGGGCGCGGGCGACATGATCGGGACCGCCCAATCGGGACTGCCACGGTTTCGCATCGCCGATCTGGAGGGGCAGGCGGCGTTGATGGCCGTTGCGCAAAGTGACGCGCGCAAGCTGCTGTCGGATGATCCAGATCTGAGCAGCGCGCGCGGGCAGGCGGCACGGGTGCTGCTTTGGCTGATGGAGCGCGATCAGGCGATTCGTTTGATTTCAGTAGGTTAG
- the ctrA gene encoding response regulator transcription factor CtrA, producing MRILLVEDDPTTSKSIELMLTHANLNVYTTELGEEGIDLAKLYDYDLILLDLGLPDMTGHDVLRQLRLARIETPILILSGADDTDSKIKGFGFGADDYLTKPFHREELVARIHAIIRRSKGHSQSVIRTGLINVNLDAKTVEVAAKAVHLTGKEYQMLELLSLRKGTTLTKEMFLNHLYGGMDEPELKIIDVFICKLRKKLSEATGGESYIETVWGRGYVLRDPEPSELDDKRLAIGA from the coding sequence ATGCGTATCTTACTGGTCGAAGATGATCCAACAACTTCGAAGAGCATCGAGTTGATGCTGACCCATGCCAATCTCAACGTCTATACGACGGAGCTGGGCGAGGAGGGGATCGATCTTGCGAAGCTCTATGATTACGACCTCATCTTGCTGGATCTCGGCCTGCCGGACATGACGGGTCATGACGTCTTGCGCCAGTTGCGCCTTGCCCGGATTGAAACGCCTATCCTGATCCTGTCGGGCGCGGACGATACCGATAGCAAGATCAAGGGCTTTGGCTTCGGCGCGGATGATTATCTGACCAAGCCCTTTCACCGCGAAGAGTTGGTGGCGCGTATCCACGCGATTATTCGGCGGAGCAAGGGCCATTCCCAATCGGTGATCCGAACCGGGCTGATCAACGTCAACCTGGACGCCAAAACCGTTGAAGTTGCCGCCAAGGCCGTTCACCTCACCGGCAAGGAATATCAGATGCTCGAGCTGCTGAGCCTGCGCAAGGGCACGACCCTGACCAAGGAAATGTTCCTCAACCATCTTTACGGCGGCATGGACGAGCCCGAGCTCAAGATCATCGACGTCTTTATTTGCAAGCTGCGCAAAAAGCTGAGCGAGGCGACAGGCGGCGAGAGCTATATCGAGACTGTCTGGGGACGTGGCTATGTCCTTCGTGACCCCGAGCCGTCCGAGTTGGACGACAAACGGCTTGCCATCGGCGCCTGA
- a CDS encoding iron-sulfur cluster assembly scaffold protein: MTAKTDMIKLYSQRILALAADIPNHTRLDAPGATVKRRAPLCGSAITVDLTCENGVVTAYGQDVKACALGQAAASVVGGAIVGCEAAKVRDARDALSKMLTEDGPTPPAPFDGLEVLRPAQEYKNRHASIMLSLDAAVEALDTACD, encoded by the coding sequence ATGACCGCCAAGACCGATATGATCAAGCTTTACTCCCAGCGCATCCTCGCGTTGGCGGCGGACATTCCGAACCACACCCGCCTCGATGCGCCCGGCGCAACGGTCAAGCGGCGGGCGCCGCTTTGCGGCTCGGCGATCACGGTCGATCTGACTTGCGAAAACGGCGTCGTCACTGCCTACGGACAGGACGTCAAGGCCTGCGCCCTCGGTCAGGCCGCCGCCAGTGTCGTCGGCGGCGCTATAGTGGGCTGCGAGGCCGCCAAGGTGCGCGACGCGCGCGACGCCCTGTCAAAAATGCTGACCGAGGATGGCCCGACCCCGCCCGCTCCCTTTGACGGGCTGGAGGTGCTGCGCCCTGCGCAGGAGTACAAAAACCGCCACGCATCGATCATGCTGTCGCTCGACGCCGCGGTCGAAGCTCTGGACACGGCTTGCGACTGA
- the mnmA gene encoding tRNA 2-thiouridine(34) synthase MnmA yields MPLDTAPRLNSLGFAKPESETRVVVAMSGGVDSSVVAAQLAEEGYNVVGVTLQLYDHGAALAKKGACCAGLDIHDARRVAERMNFPHYVLDYENVFKEAVIDEFADSYLAGATPVPCIRCNERVKFKDLLETARDLDADCMATGHYIQRKMGAHGPELHSAEDANRDQSYFLFSTTPEQLEYLRFPLGHLPSKDATRALAAKYGLSVADKPDSQDICFVPNGNYASVIEKLRPGAAEPGEIVDHEGNVLGQHEGVLHYTVGQRRGLGIGGLETPLYVVKLDVDARRVIVGPKEMLSTAIVPLREINWLGDDAFDAVSDRHVSVKVRSTRAPREAVIRPLSPTTAEVELLTPEEGVSPGQACVFYETGGTRILGGGWIWRGY; encoded by the coding sequence ATGCCTCTCGATACCGCCCCCCGCCTCAATTCCCTCGGCTTTGCCAAGCCCGAATCCGAGACGCGCGTCGTCGTGGCGATGTCCGGCGGCGTCGACAGCTCGGTCGTGGCGGCACAGCTGGCCGAGGAAGGCTATAACGTCGTCGGCGTGACCCTTCAGCTTTATGATCATGGCGCGGCACTGGCCAAGAAGGGCGCCTGCTGCGCCGGGCTGGACATCCACGATGCGCGGCGCGTGGCGGAACGCATGAACTTCCCTCACTATGTGCTTGATTATGAAAACGTCTTCAAAGAGGCCGTAATTGATGAATTCGCCGACAGTTACCTGGCCGGCGCCACGCCCGTGCCCTGCATTCGCTGTAACGAACGGGTAAAATTCAAGGATCTGCTCGAGACCGCGCGCGACCTGGACGCCGACTGCATGGCGACCGGCCACTACATTCAGCGCAAGATGGGCGCCCACGGCCCCGAGCTGCACTCGGCAGAAGATGCCAACCGCGACCAATCGTATTTCCTTTTCTCGACGACACCCGAGCAGCTGGAGTATCTGCGTTTTCCGCTGGGCCACCTGCCCTCCAAGGACGCGACCCGCGCGCTGGCCGCCAAGTACGGGCTGAGTGTCGCCGACAAGCCCGACAGCCAAGATATCTGTTTCGTCCCCAACGGAAATTACGCCTCCGTGATCGAAAAGCTGCGCCCCGGCGCCGCCGAGCCGGGCGAGATTGTCGATCACGAGGGCAATGTGCTGGGCCAGCATGAGGGCGTGCTGCACTACACCGTCGGTCAACGCCGCGGGCTGGGGATCGGCGGGCTGGAAACACCGCTCTACGTGGTCAAGCTGGACGTGGACGCGCGGCGCGTGATCGTCGGGCCGAAGGAGATGCTCAGCACCGCGATCGTGCCCCTGCGCGAGATCAACTGGCTGGGCGACGATGCGTTCGACGCAGTGTCCGACCGGCACGTCTCGGTCAAGGTGCGCTCCACCCGCGCCCCGCGCGAGGCGGTGATCCGGCCCCTCTCGCCCACCACCGCCGAAGTCGAGTTGCTGACTCCCGAAGAGGGCGTATCCCCCGGACAGGCTTGTGTTTTCTACGAGACAGGTGGCACGCGCATCTTGGGCGGCGGCTGGATCTGGCGCGGCTACTGA